GCTCATCGTTTTCCAATGTAGTAAAATGGCAGATTTCTTTAATTTCAGGGAGCGCGTTGCCCATTGCAATACTCGTGCCCGCAAACTTCATCATCGGCCAGTCATTCATATTGTCGCCAATGGCCACAGTATCTTGATAAGGTATTCTAAGATGATCAGCCATCCCTTTTAATCCATTTCCCTTGTTGGCATTTTCATGATTGATCTCAAGGTTATGATCCGCTGAACTCGTAATGGAAAGCCCTTCAAATGCTGAAGCTGATTGCCGGATTTCCGCAAGCTTTTCTAATGAATAAGAAAACGGAAGAATTTTATTGATCACCAGATCTTCTGTCCATATGGATTGAAAGGAAGAAATCGAAATTTGCCCAAATTGTTTCAGATACCCCTGAGCGGCTTTCCACAATTCTTCTGAGTCTATCTCTGGGTTTGCTGATTTTACGATATCAATTTCAACCTGGATTCCATTTTTGCCAAAATCAGGCGTATAGATGCCCTTATTCGTATGAAGATGGTAAAAGACGTTCATGTCCTCCAGTTGGGTAAGGATGTGGGAAGCATGTTCTTTCTGCAGAGGATGGCATTGTACAATTTTCCCTTCATCATAGAGTACCGCTCCGTTCGCCCCGATCACAGGACATTGGATCCCGGCATTATCGAGCAGATTCAGTACATCCTCCACCGCACGTCCCGTACAGATCGCTACTGTATTCCCCTGAGCTTGAGCCTCTTTTATAGCCATAGCATTTTCTTTGCTGATCGTCCCCTGTTTCATCAATAGTGTTCCATCCAAATCAATTGCGATTAATTTCATGTTTTCCTCCTCTTACAGAATGATCGTTTCTACCCCATACTGCTCTAATATTGTGGTTAAATGTGAATCCACTTCCTGATCTGTAACTAAAATGTCAATGTCCTCCAACCCGCATACCTTCTGAAAGTAACTGCGATTAAATTTCGTAGAATCAGCCAGTACGATGACTTGATCAGAACGCTTGATCATTTCCTTCAATAAAAAGCCTTCTTCCTCAAAAGGTATGGTCAGCCCGTTAGATGAGATGCCGCAGGCTCCAAGAAAGAGCTTGTTGACTCTGAAGTCCGACAGATGCTGGATCGTTCTTGCTCCATAAATCGACCGGTGTTCATTGTTCAGCAATCCTCCAAGCAGATGGATCGATACCTTTTCTTTACGTGACAGGATTCCAGCAATGTCGATAGAGTTGGTTACGACAACATTCCGCTCTGTTTTCAAGTTCTCAGCCAAAAACTGTACAGTTGTAGATACATCCAGAAGCAGATGATCTCCATCCTGAATCAATCCAGCTGCAAAGCTGCCAATTCGCTTTTTTGCATCAGAATCCTTTTTCAGGCGCTGGTCATAGTTAAACACTTCATGATAAAAGGTCGGAAATTTAGCACCGCCCCTCGTTCGGACGATCTTCCCTTCCTCTTCAAGCTTCACCAAGTCTCTTCTGGCTGTATCACGGGATACGTTATTCATTTTGCAGATGGTTTCCACATCTACCCGGTCATGCTGCTTTATATAGTTAACAATTGCTTCCATCCGTTCATCCTGATACATGCCTTTTTCACCCCTCGCTAAGTAATTATAAGTAAACTTAAGTATTTTCGCAATATTATATGCAGAATTTCATAAAAAATAAGCAAAAGCGGGCAAAAAACCTCACTTTTGCTTAGGTGGGGAAAAAGACTTTAGGGCCTCTTTTAAGCATAGTATGCGATGCCTAATATGATAGAAAATCACCAATATGCTTTAACAAAGCCTTTATTTAAGAGAAGAAAACGTTTCATTCCAACGCTTAGCTTCTGCAATCGCCTGTTCATCTTTTAAAATGTCATGGGGTGCGTTGGCTGTTCCGATAATATATTCCTGAAAGGACATTCCTATAAATTCAAAAATATGCTGAAATTGCTGAATCAGCGGCAATGCCTTAATCTTTGGCTGATCGCCGCCACACGTGACCACATAGGCTTTCTTTTGGCTCATTTTCCTTTTAAATTCAAAACGGCTGTCCCGAAGGCTCTGTGACCAGCGATCTACAAAGTTTTTCATAAGTCCTGACATGCCATACCAATATACCGGGGTAGCAAAGATCAGAATATCATGCTCAAGCACCATATCGATCACCCGGTCATAGTCATCTGCAACCGGCTGAAAACCGCCATCCGCGTGCCTCAAATCATCAATTGGCGTAATCTGCTTTTCTTTTAAAATGATCGGCGTGTATTCTAAACCTTCCAGCGCCATTTCCGTCAACTGTTGTGTATTTCCATCCACTCTGGAGCTTCCTATGATTGCTGCAATCTTCATTCCAATCCCACCTAAATAAATAGTTTCTTCCTGTATCATACAAGAGAACTAATCTTTCTGCCCAGCAACTGGACTTCCCGATCAGCGGAAATGCTCTTTTTTACGCAATTTCGCTTTGAACGCACACCACGAGTTTCTGGAAGCCGCATAGCTTCCAATGGCAGCATAGCCGTAAAAAAAGCCCATAAAGATTCCAGCGATCAGATGGTGGCGGTGGCTGTACAGGATGGAAAGCAAAAGGCCGATTAAAAGCGCTGTCGTGGGAATGAACGCCCGCGGTACAGGTGTAAACAGTTTAATCAGCTGCGTCAGGATAAGGACAATCGGGACAGCCAATACTCCGTCCCAGAAATTTGTATGAATAACTGGAAATACTTCCATTAAGAGTTCCTCTCTTTTATTAAAGTACCCACAGTATCACCATAGCTGAAAGGATTTAAAAGGCATTTTTAAAAAAGAGAGGTGCCAGGCACCACGATTACACAAGTGTGTAATGGCGGTGCCTGGCACCCCAAGTTAGACATTCAGCAGGTTTTCGACTTTTTGGATTAAATCTTTCAATTCATCCTGGAAGGACTTCATCTTTTCCATTTTTTCCTCAAGCATATCCCGCTGTTCTATAAGCCCGACTGCAATCTCCTCTAATTCAGAGTGCTGAAAGGTCTTGTCCCTTGACGTTTCGTACTGTTCCTTATGTTCCAATATGCGTTCTTTAATCCTTAGAAAATGCTGAAGCTCCTGTAAAGAAAACCCTAGCACTTCTTTCGCATCAACTACTCTTTTTATCTGCTGAACATCCTTTTCAGTGTATAAACGGACCTGTCCGTCACTGCGTTCTGGCGGCTGTATGAGCCCAATCTCCTCATAATAGCGGATTGCCCTTTTGGTAATCCCGGTAATCTTTGCAACTTCGTCGATCTTAATCCAGTTCACCCGTATCACTCCCTTAAAAAAGTATACATTTCGTGTTACGTTGACGTCAACGTAACACGTTACCTTTAGGACCTTTTAAGTGGCAAGGCGCCGCAGATCACGAGTAAATAGTTCGAATTTTCAACGGTTCAATTCACGGGATTAAGGCTCAATAAACATCTGTTTCCGCTCAAATTCCTCACCACAAACTCCCAATCCCCGCAACAACTAAAGAACCGCCAAAAAAGGGCGGTTCTTCTTTTAATTCTATTAATAGTTTCGCTGTGACCATTGGTTTTCTGTAATTTTGCTGTGAATTTCTCTGTCAGAGGTGCTCATGGCTTTTAGATCTTTCACATACCAGCCTCGGCCATTGACAGAAGCATCTGTTTTATAGAGAAAACGGACAAATTTGCTGTTCGATGGAAGAACTGCAGTCTGCTGTTTCCATCCGGCGCTTTTTCCTGTAAATGTCGTTTCTGGCTTCTGCCAAGTCACACCGTCTGCCGATGCTTCAACAATTCCGTTGTCGCTTCCCTTCTCAATCTCATACCAGGTCTGGAAGCTTATGCTCGCTGCCGGTTCGCTTAGTTCATAAACTAGAGGACGGGAAAGGGAGTCACCATAGCCGGCAAACCACGCTTTTTCGTTGCCTTTTAATGGAATTGAAATGGAGTCAGCGGCTGAACGTGCCACTTCCCTGCGGACAGGATTCAACGATGGTGTGCTTCTCGTCGGATGTACCCTGTTAGTCAGGGTCAGCACAATCATTTTGTTTTTCGGGCTGACGACCATTGTTGTTCCAGTAAAACCAGTATGCCCAAGGGTGGTGGCGTCAGAAAGAGCATCCATGTACCAGCCTTGATCCAGCTCCCAGCCTAGTCCATGTGAATCAGCCGGAAACTGCGGAAGCTGATTTTCTTCAAGCAGTTCGACAGTAGATGGCTTTAAGATAGTCTTATGTCCATGTTTTCCTTTTTGCAGAATCATATGAGCAAACACAGCCAAGTCATGTGCTGAGGAAAAGACGCCAGCATGGCCAGCAACACCATCAAGTGACCATGCATTTTCATCATGTACCTCCCCCCACACAATGCCCCGGTTAATATACGGTTCATATTCGGTGGCGGCAATCCGCGGTTTTAAATATGCAGGAGGATTGTACATCGTGTCCCTCATTTTCAGCGGGTCTGTGATCACTTCTTTTACGTATTGATCCAATCGTTTGCCTGATAGTCTTTCCACAAGAACGCCCAGGGTGATCATATTCAAATCACTGTATGTATAGGTTGTACCGGGCGCGTTCTTTAAAGGATGTGTCAGCGCAATATGGAGACGGTCCTCTCTGTTGCTTCCCATCTTATATAATGGAATAAACGGCTCAAAGCCCGAAGTATGAGTGAGGAGCTCACGGATGGTCACGCTTTCTTTTTCATTTTCCTTGAACTCAGGAAGATAATCAGCCACACGGTCATCCAATTTGAACTTCCCTTGTTCATACAGCTTCATAGCGGCTGTGGTCGTGAAAATTTTACTGATGGATGCAAGATCAAAAATTGTATTCTTAGTCATTGAAACCGGATGTTCCATTTCTGTGAATTTATCATCGGTATAGCGGGCGGCATAGCCGTAAGCATCCCATTTAGCAATTGCCCCTTTTCTGGCAACCAAAACAACTCCGCCAGGCAGCATCTTTGTTTCCATCGCTTTGTTCATGGTCGCATCGATGATGTTTAACGATTCTGGGTGAAGCCCTGCACTTCTCGGAGTTCCATTATGGATGACTGGTGAAGAAGGGCCAGGATGGTTCCAGTCATTTTGCTGATGATTGTGCTTTGCACTTTGTTCCTTAGCCATCACTGGCCCCCCTGCAGATAGAGCAAGATTGATTCCCAACAGAACTGCTGCCGGCTGTTTCCATCTTCTTAACATTGTAAATCCCCCATTTTCAGAATATTCACTTCTTTAAATAAAGGGTAGCAACGTTATACTAAAAAAGCCATGCCGCGAAGGTCCTGATCTATATTTTTCCATTTCCTATTTTCCCATAAATTTCTTGTTTAATAGCCTTTTAATCTACTAAATATATTAGACTTTATTCCCCCTCACAAATCAACAAAGCATGACTATTGTACCTGTTTTTTTCATGGTTTCCATACTATAATCTGATAGTTAATATTTTCTAAATATAGGTTTATAGACAAGAACAACAAATGTTAAGAATGGAGAAATGGAGGGTGGTTTATGATCAGCTGGCTTAAAAGAAGGATATTCATTTCAAATACATACACATTGCCGGATAATGTCAATCCCATAACTACCAGATCTTCAGCGGCAACTTGTCTTGAGCCCAAAACCATTTCACCTGACAAAGAAGTTGAACACTATAAAAGCAGGCTTTTGCAATTTGGGATTGATATATGCCAGATGCCGAAATGGACACCCCAAACCAAGAATAGAAGAAAAGAAGCCTTCATCATCGCCTCATACATAGCTAACGACATCGAACTGCGATCATTTTTTCTTAATAAAAAAAGTCTGCCAACCTCCCAGCTTTTAAAAAATTTTCAAAAGAAGAGCATCACTCGATATGCTCCCTATATTATCGCTACGGCTCTTATTGTGATTGAAGACTATCATTATCTTAAAGGCTATTTGCCAGAATAGGAGGCCCCTTTCGATGACTAAGGGAATTGTGGTAGAAGTAAACCGTCGCCATTTGATCGTTCTGTCAGAAGGCGGCATATTTCGTAAAGTTAAAATTTCAAATAGGCAATATTCAGTAGGCAGTGATATTTACTTACCAAACGAACTGGAAAAACAACGGACGTTCCGGCTTCCCACAATTAGCTGGAAAACAACGACAGTGTTTATGATGACCTTAATCTTGTTATTTTTCCAATTTTCTCCTTATACAGGACAAGGAGTTTACGCGTATGTAGGAATTGAAATGAATCCGAGCATCGAGCTTGAAATTGATGGTGACATGCTCGTTCAAAATATCACTGCTTATAATTCGGACGGGAAAAAGCTTCTTGCTATTCTTGAAGATTGGCAGAACCAGCCGATAGAAGAGGTTACCGAAAAAATATTCGAGATCTGCAGAGCAAAAGGCTTTATTAAACCCAATCAGGAAGTAATCGTCACGACCACGATCAATAAAGATGTTTCAAAAGAAACACAGCGAAAGATCGAACAAAAAATCAATTCTTTGATGGAAAAGAAAGCGCAGGAAAATAAAATTGACATGACTTCATTAATCATGTCAAACCAAGAACGGAAACGCGCTAAGAAAATTGGCGTTTCACCAGGGAAATATGCGATCTTCATCGCTGCAAAAGAAGCAGGAATCGAGATTACAAAAGCGGATATCAAGCAAAAAAGCATTCAGGAACTGTCAGAAGCGGTAGGACCGATCAGTGATCTTCTTTCTAAAGCACAATCTCGTGAGTATCACCATGTTTCAGTTTTTGTTCATATTGAAACAATTGCAGGACAAGCGAAAGAGAATGCCGAGCCGGTCTATGCGAATTCCATTCCCATTGCAGCTGCTCCAAACATAGTAAAAGTTCCAGTACCAGCAACGGCTGCAAGCCTTCCAGCTGCTTCATCTGGTGGAAGTTCAGATCAAAATCAGACACCTGCAGCAATCAGCACGCCAGATCCTTCTGCAGGAAATGTTTCTACACCAACTGAGCAGCAAGTAACGGCAACGGCAGCACCTGAGCCTGCCAAACCATTTGCACCTGCCGTAGAATCTTCCAAACTTACTGTTCCAGTGCCTGCTGCAAACTCTAAGCCGGATGTTATTCCTGCAGCACCTGAAAAAGAGGGAACCAAAAACACAACACCTCAAGCGGACGTACCCAAGGTGAGAAAAATTGATTTTCCTTTACCAGCAGTACCTAAAGAAACAAAAGCTGAGTTTCCTCCAGCTGCCGGTCTTCCTAAAGAAGAACCTAAAACCGAGGTTCAATGTGATAAAGGCAAAAGCAGGGGTTCTGACTCAGCCATTGACCATCAAGAGTCAGCGCAACCGAATCATGATTCTGAACCTGCCGCAGAACCTGATAAGCCTTATGCAGCATCAGGCTTATCAGGTTACAGAGCGCCAGCCCAAGAAGCAGAGCAAATAGACAATCAAAATGAGCCATCTTCTTCAGCTGAGGAAGTAACTTCTTCACCAGAGGCCGATTCTCATGAAACAGCACCTGCAATAAAGGATACAGATACCGCTGTTCAAAAAGAACCGCCTGCAGCAACGGAAACACCAGCTGCGGAACAAGATAACAGCTTAGCTCCAGCTAATCCACCAGCCGTTCAAGAAGAACCGTCTGCAGATGCTGAAACTTCAGAGCATAGCGATGAAACTCTAAATCAAGAATCAGCTGAAACGGCAGCCCCTCTCGTAACTGAGGCTGCTGCTTAAAAAAATCCTGTCTGAACATTATTGTTCAGCAGGATTTTTTTATTGCAGACGCGTAAGCCGTTTCTTTAAATATTTATTTCTGTTTTTGATAAAGGCTAGAATAAATTCCGGCTCTTCATCAAAAATGGACAAAGACCGGTGTTTATATGGGTCTTTCACGAGATGCGGACGCAAAGACTGGTGTAAAGCAAGGATTTTTTGTTCCAAAGCCCTGCAAGTAAAGGCATCGTCGAGTATCTCTTCCATGATCCTTTTATACTGGCGTTTATAAGGCTTATGAAGCAAGAGCCGTGCTGTCAGTGTGTTATAGCCTTCAATCGGTACATACTTATTTCCCATGACATCACCGTGGATGTCTCTTCCCCACGTTGCATCATAATCCCAAGGCAGGATTTCAAAGCGTTTGCTCTCTCCATTTTTATATAACGCGTAATTATGGATAAAGCCGTCAAAATTTTGTGTACAGACCGCACCTGCAAGCCACCTGAAATATTGATCGATATCCAGGAGGGGTTCAATTCGCGAAGGAAACTCTTTTTCAGATGAATTTAGAATACAATGCATAAGTTCACGGAGGCTGTTGAACGATTTGTTTGGATCAAATTTTATCTCATAACCTGCTGTTACTGATCTCTTTTCTTTTCCAGTCGTCGGATTATACTTCGAAAAGTTTGCGTTTTCAGAGATCGCATAATAAATACTTCCTGCAGGCAATCCCCGTTTCTTTAAGAATTTCTGATCAACTGACTCAAGCTGAAGATAAACTCCTTGATAAAGCCCATTAATATACAATGTAACGTGCTGTGCTTCTGGTGACAGGACCCCGATATCACGAAAAAAATCCAAAGAAAGCTTATTTCTTATGAGAGACGGGTCATTGTATTCTGCATTCAAATGAATCCTTCTTGCTCCAAAAAAGGATTGAGATTTCATAAACAAAAGATCATAGGATTTTTTTGGAAATGAGCGAATATGGGCACCTCTGTACTTAATCAGCATTTCATATGGTTTATCCCCTGCTTTAATGACACCAGCAACAGCCTCGTTTGCCCATTTCCCTTTCTGAATCCATTTTACTCCCTTAAAGGGAACAGAAATGTTGTACTCTGGTATAGCATTATTTTGCATTTCTTCATTCTCCCCATCGTTGATACTTATCTCTATGATGAAGAGAATGCATGCGCTACATTCCAAGGTTAAAATGGGGCTGGTCAATTGTACTAACGCCCAAGCACTAATAAAAAATCAACGTACACTATGTTTGAAAAGAGATTGCTAAGTTATTTTCTTTTCGCCTACCAAAGGATATAGGAGGTTCAAGCATGAGCGTATGGCGTAATGATCCGTCTGAAAGTTCAAGTGGAAGGAGCAGTAAGCGTTCTGGAAAAAAATCCAGCAAAAGGTCTGGAAAACGTTCCGGAAAACGTCCCGGGAAGCGTTCTGGGAAACGTTCTGGGAAAAGATCAAGCAAAAGATCAAGCAAGAGATCCAGCAAAAGATCAAGCAAGAGATCACACAAGAGATCACACAAGAGATCAAAGAAAAGAAGTTCATC
This genomic stretch from Fictibacillus marinisediminis harbors:
- a CDS encoding Cof-type HAD-IIB family hydrolase translates to MKLIAIDLDGTLLMKQGTISKENAMAIKEAQAQGNTVAICTGRAVEDVLNLLDNAGIQCPVIGANGAVLYDEGKIVQCHPLQKEHASHILTQLEDMNVFYHLHTNKGIYTPDFGKNGIQVEIDIVKSANPEIDSEELWKAAQGYLKQFGQISISSFQSIWTEDLVINKILPFSYSLEKLAEIRQSASAFEGLSITSSADHNLEINHENANKGNGLKGMADHLRIPYQDTVAIGDNMNDWPMMKFAGTSIAMGNALPEIKEICHFTTLENDEHGVAHAIREFILKQAV
- a CDS encoding DeoR/GlpR family DNA-binding transcription regulator; the protein is MYQDERMEAIVNYIKQHDRVDVETICKMNNVSRDTARRDLVKLEEEGKIVRTRGGAKFPTFYHEVFNYDQRLKKDSDAKKRIGSFAAGLIQDGDHLLLDVSTTVQFLAENLKTERNVVVTNSIDIAGILSRKEKVSIHLLGGLLNNEHRSIYGARTIQHLSDFRVNKLFLGACGISSNGLTIPFEEEGFLLKEMIKRSDQVIVLADSTKFNRSYFQKVCGLEDIDILVTDQEVDSHLTTILEQYGVETIIL
- a CDS encoding flavodoxin family protein, whose amino-acid sequence is MKIAAIIGSSRVDGNTQQLTEMALEGLEYTPIILKEKQITPIDDLRHADGGFQPVADDYDRVIDMVLEHDILIFATPVYWYGMSGLMKNFVDRWSQSLRDSRFEFKRKMSQKKAYVVTCGGDQPKIKALPLIQQFQHIFEFIGMSFQEYIIGTANAPHDILKDEQAIAEAKRWNETFSSLK
- a CDS encoding MerR family transcriptional regulator; this encodes MNWIKIDEVAKITGITKRAIRYYEEIGLIQPPERSDGQVRLYTEKDVQQIKRVVDAKEVLGFSLQELQHFLRIKERILEHKEQYETSRDKTFQHSELEEIAVGLIEQRDMLEEKMEKMKSFQDELKDLIQKVENLLNV
- a CDS encoding serine hydrolase domain-containing protein, whose product is MLRRWKQPAAVLLGINLALSAGGPVMAKEQSAKHNHQQNDWNHPGPSSPVIHNGTPRSAGLHPESLNIIDATMNKAMETKMLPGGVVLVARKGAIAKWDAYGYAARYTDDKFTEMEHPVSMTKNTIFDLASISKIFTTTAAMKLYEQGKFKLDDRVADYLPEFKENEKESVTIRELLTHTSGFEPFIPLYKMGSNREDRLHIALTHPLKNAPGTTYTYSDLNMITLGVLVERLSGKRLDQYVKEVITDPLKMRDTMYNPPAYLKPRIAATEYEPYINRGIVWGEVHDENAWSLDGVAGHAGVFSSAHDLAVFAHMILQKGKHGHKTILKPSTVELLEENQLPQFPADSHGLGWELDQGWYMDALSDATTLGHTGFTGTTMVVSPKNKMIVLTLTNRVHPTRSTPSLNPVRREVARSAADSISIPLKGNEKAWFAGYGDSLSRPLVYELSEPAASISFQTWYEIEKGSDNGIVEASADGVTWQKPETTFTGKSAGWKQQTAVLPSNSKFVRFLYKTDASVNGRGWYVKDLKAMSTSDREIHSKITENQWSQRNY
- a CDS encoding anti-sigma-I factor RsgI family protein encodes the protein MTKGIVVEVNRRHLIVLSEGGIFRKVKISNRQYSVGSDIYLPNELEKQRTFRLPTISWKTTTVFMMTLILLFFQFSPYTGQGVYAYVGIEMNPSIELEIDGDMLVQNITAYNSDGKKLLAILEDWQNQPIEEVTEKIFEICRAKGFIKPNQEVIVTTTINKDVSKETQRKIEQKINSLMEKKAQENKIDMTSLIMSNQERKRAKKIGVSPGKYAIFIAAKEAGIEITKADIKQKSIQELSEAVGPISDLLSKAQSREYHHVSVFVHIETIAGQAKENAEPVYANSIPIAAAPNIVKVPVPATAASLPAASSGGSSDQNQTPAAISTPDPSAGNVSTPTEQQVTATAAPEPAKPFAPAVESSKLTVPVPAANSKPDVIPAAPEKEGTKNTTPQADVPKVRKIDFPLPAVPKETKAEFPPAAGLPKEEPKTEVQCDKGKSRGSDSAIDHQESAQPNHDSEPAAEPDKPYAASGLSGYRAPAQEAEQIDNQNEPSSSAEEVTSSPEADSHETAPAIKDTDTAVQKEPPAATETPAAEQDNSLAPANPPAVQEEPSADAETSEHSDETLNQESAETAAPLVTEAAA
- a CDS encoding CotH kinase family protein; this encodes MQNNAIPEYNISVPFKGVKWIQKGKWANEAVAGVIKAGDKPYEMLIKYRGAHIRSFPKKSYDLLFMKSQSFFGARRIHLNAEYNDPSLIRNKLSLDFFRDIGVLSPEAQHVTLYINGLYQGVYLQLESVDQKFLKKRGLPAGSIYYAISENANFSKYNPTTGKEKRSVTAGYEIKFDPNKSFNSLRELMHCILNSSEKEFPSRIEPLLDIDQYFRWLAGAVCTQNFDGFIHNYALYKNGESKRFEILPWDYDATWGRDIHGDVMGNKYVPIEGYNTLTARLLLHKPYKRQYKRIMEEILDDAFTCRALEQKILALHQSLRPHLVKDPYKHRSLSIFDEEPEFILAFIKNRNKYLKKRLTRLQ